In Rhodothermus marinus DSM 4252, a single genomic region encodes these proteins:
- the sufB gene encoding Fe-S cluster assembly protein SufB, with product MSDTAYLHQIAQSEYKYGFETDIEVEKAPPGLSEEVIHYISDRRGEPDWMREWRLRAFRYFMSLLERYEETYPRWAHLKYPDIDFQAISYYAAPQRKPRYKSLDEVDPKILETFRKLGIPLDEQMRLAGVAVDAVMDSVSVATTFKEELAKHGIIFCSMGEAIENYPELVKKYLGSVVPYTDNFFAALNSAVFSDGSFVYVPKGVRCPMELSTYFRINTAGTGQFERTLIIADEGSYVSYLEGCTAPMRDEHQLHAAVVELIALKDAEIKYSTVQNWYPGDAEGKGGVYNFVTKRGICLGENSKISWTQLETGSAITWKYPSVILKGDNSVGEFYSVAFTKGYQQADTGTKMIHLGRNTRSTIISKGIAAGYSNNSYRGLVKVARTAENARNFSQCDSMLLGDKCGAHTFPYIEIENPTARVEHEATTSKIGEDQIFYCQQRGLSEETAIKLIVNGFCKEVLAQLPMEFAMEAQKLLAIELEGSVG from the coding sequence ATGAGCGACACCGCCTACCTGCATCAGATCGCCCAGAGCGAGTACAAGTACGGGTTCGAGACCGACATTGAGGTCGAGAAGGCGCCTCCCGGCCTGAGCGAGGAGGTCATCCACTACATCTCGGACCGGCGCGGTGAGCCGGACTGGATGCGGGAGTGGCGCCTGCGGGCGTTCCGCTACTTCATGAGCCTGCTGGAGCGCTACGAGGAGACCTACCCGCGCTGGGCGCACCTGAAGTACCCGGACATCGACTTCCAGGCGATCAGCTACTACGCGGCGCCGCAGCGCAAGCCGCGCTACAAGAGCCTGGACGAAGTCGATCCCAAGATCCTGGAAACGTTTCGCAAGCTCGGCATTCCGCTCGACGAGCAGATGCGGCTGGCCGGCGTGGCCGTCGACGCCGTGATGGACAGCGTGTCGGTGGCCACCACCTTCAAGGAAGAGCTGGCCAAGCACGGCATCATCTTCTGCTCGATGGGTGAGGCCATCGAAAACTACCCCGAGCTGGTGAAGAAATACCTGGGCTCGGTGGTCCCCTACACCGACAACTTCTTCGCCGCGCTCAACTCGGCCGTCTTCTCCGACGGCTCGTTCGTCTATGTGCCCAAGGGCGTGCGCTGCCCCATGGAGCTGAGCACCTACTTCCGGATCAACACGGCCGGAACGGGTCAGTTCGAGCGCACGCTGATCATTGCCGACGAGGGTTCCTATGTGAGCTACCTGGAGGGCTGCACGGCCCCCATGCGCGACGAGCACCAGCTCCATGCGGCCGTCGTCGAGCTGATCGCCCTGAAGGACGCCGAGATCAAGTACTCGACCGTCCAGAACTGGTATCCGGGCGATGCCGAGGGGAAGGGCGGCGTCTACAACTTCGTCACCAAGCGCGGCATCTGCCTGGGCGAAAACTCGAAGATCTCCTGGACGCAGCTCGAAACGGGCTCGGCCATCACCTGGAAGTACCCGAGCGTCATCCTGAAGGGCGACAACTCGGTCGGCGAATTCTACTCGGTGGCCTTCACCAAGGGCTACCAGCAGGCCGACACGGGCACGAAGATGATTCACCTGGGCCGCAACACGCGCAGCACGATCATCTCAAAGGGCATTGCGGCCGGGTACTCGAACAACAGCTACCGCGGCCTGGTCAAGGTGGCCCGCACGGCCGAAAACGCCCGCAACTTCTCCCAGTGCGACTCGATGTTGCTGGGCGACAAGTGCGGCGCGCACACCTTCCCCTACATCGAGATCGAAAACCCGACGGCCCGGGTCGAGCACGAAGCCACCACCTCCAAGATCGGTGAAGACCAGATTTTCTACTGCCAGCAGCGGGGCCTGAGCGAGGAGACAGCCATCAAGCTGATCGTCAACGGCTTCTGCAAAGAAGTGCTGGCGCAGCTTCCGATGGAGTTCGCCATGGAGGCCCAGAAGCTGCTGGCCATCGAACTGGAAGGTAGCGTCGGTTGA
- the sufC gene encoding Fe-S cluster assembly ATPase SufC: MALLEIRNLHARVEEKEILKGVNLTVNAGEVHAIMGPNGSGKSTLASVLAGREDYEVTEGEVLYDGKNLLEMEPDERAREGVFLAFQYPVELPGVNMATFLREALKAVREHRGLPPLSPAEFMQLLKEKAELVGLDPSLKQRSVNEGFSGGEKKRSEIFQLALLEPRLAILDETDSGLDIDALRAVADGVNKLRAPDRAFVIITHYQRLLNYIVPDYVHVMVDGRIVRSGDKNLALELEEKGYDWIKEEVGLVA; this comes from the coding sequence ATGGCACTGCTGGAAATCCGTAATCTACACGCACGCGTCGAGGAAAAGGAAATTCTCAAGGGCGTCAACCTGACGGTCAACGCCGGTGAAGTGCACGCCATCATGGGCCCGAACGGGTCGGGCAAGAGCACACTGGCCTCGGTCCTGGCCGGTCGCGAGGACTACGAGGTCACCGAGGGCGAGGTGCTCTACGACGGCAAGAACCTGCTGGAGATGGAACCCGACGAGCGGGCCCGGGAGGGCGTGTTTCTGGCCTTCCAGTACCCGGTTGAGCTGCCGGGCGTCAACATGGCCACGTTCCTGCGCGAGGCGCTCAAGGCCGTCCGGGAGCACCGGGGCCTGCCCCCGCTCAGCCCGGCCGAGTTCATGCAGCTGCTGAAGGAAAAGGCCGAGCTGGTGGGCCTCGATCCCAGCCTGAAGCAGCGCTCGGTCAACGAAGGCTTCTCGGGCGGTGAAAAGAAGCGCAGCGAGATCTTCCAGCTCGCCCTGCTGGAGCCCCGTCTGGCCATCCTGGACGAAACGGACTCGGGGCTCGACATCGACGCGCTGCGCGCGGTGGCCGACGGGGTCAACAAGCTGCGTGCTCCCGACCGGGCCTTCGTCATCATCACGCACTACCAGCGCCTGCTCAACTACATCGTGCCGGACTATGTGCACGTGATGGTCGACGGTCGGATCGTCCGCTCGGGCGACAAGAACCTGGCCCTGGAGCTCGAGGAGAAGGGCTACGACTGGATCAAGGAGGAAGTCGGACTGGTCGCCTGA
- the sufD gene encoding Fe-S cluster assembly protein SufD has translation MTTTLTATTTRPEDRFLHAFEAYAGEVLNGTSEHLAALRRKAIERFGVLGFPGRKSEAWKYTPIAKALQHPYRIDPVPAVPALNEQALADYAIPELDAYRVVLVNGRFVPELSTTSDLPEGVVLTGLEEAARRHADLFEKYFAHYLDFENEPFLALNTAFARDGFFLYVPEGTALERPVHVLNLIDTDEELFLQPRNVVVAAPGASLKLVTSGHSRAAQRTFTNGVTEVFVGQGAEVHQYDLRLEGEAASGIFSTQAYLEGGARYTNGTLTLGGALVRNNVYVRFDDQEGEANLYGLFLGRGSMHIDNHTMIDHAVPHCVSNELYKGILDDEATGVFNGKVLVRPHAQKTNAYQSNKSIVLTREARMYSKPELEIYADDVRCTHGAAIGQLDEDGIFYLRARGLTLQKARAMMLLAFARDVLDQIAVAPVRAYLDELVAGRFGA, from the coding sequence ATGACCACCACACTGACCGCCACAACGACGCGCCCGGAAGACCGCTTCCTGCACGCGTTTGAGGCCTACGCGGGCGAAGTGCTCAACGGCACGAGCGAGCACCTGGCCGCCCTGCGCCGGAAAGCCATCGAACGCTTCGGCGTGCTGGGCTTTCCGGGCCGCAAGTCGGAGGCCTGGAAATACACTCCCATTGCGAAGGCGCTCCAGCATCCGTACCGGATCGATCCCGTGCCGGCGGTGCCGGCGCTGAACGAACAGGCGCTGGCCGATTATGCGATCCCGGAGCTGGACGCCTACCGCGTCGTGCTCGTCAACGGCCGCTTCGTGCCGGAGCTTTCGACAACTTCGGACCTGCCCGAGGGCGTTGTGCTGACCGGCCTGGAAGAGGCCGCCCGTCGGCATGCCGACCTGTTCGAAAAGTACTTCGCGCACTACCTCGACTTCGAAAACGAACCGTTCCTGGCACTCAACACCGCTTTTGCCCGGGACGGCTTCTTCCTGTACGTGCCCGAGGGGACCGCGCTCGAGCGTCCGGTGCATGTGCTCAACCTGATCGACACGGACGAGGAGCTGTTCCTGCAGCCCCGCAACGTGGTAGTGGCCGCACCGGGCGCCTCGCTCAAGCTGGTGACCAGCGGTCACAGCCGGGCCGCACAGCGTACGTTCACCAACGGCGTCACCGAGGTGTTCGTCGGTCAGGGCGCCGAAGTGCATCAGTACGACCTGCGCCTTGAGGGCGAAGCCGCCTCGGGCATCTTCAGCACGCAGGCCTACCTGGAAGGCGGCGCCCGCTACACGAACGGCACGCTCACGCTGGGCGGCGCGCTGGTTCGCAACAACGTTTATGTGCGCTTCGACGACCAGGAAGGGGAGGCGAACCTGTACGGCCTCTTTCTGGGACGCGGGTCGATGCACATCGACAACCACACGATGATCGACCACGCCGTCCCCCACTGCGTCAGCAACGAGCTCTACAAAGGCATTCTGGACGACGAGGCGACGGGCGTCTTCAACGGGAAGGTGCTCGTACGGCCGCACGCCCAGAAGACGAACGCCTATCAGTCGAACAAGAGCATCGTGCTGACGCGCGAGGCGCGCATGTACTCGAAGCCCGAGCTGGAGATCTACGCCGACGATGTGCGCTGCACGCACGGCGCCGCCATCGGCCAGCTCGACGAAGACGGCATCTTCTACCTGCGGGCCCGTGGCCTGACGCTCCAGAAAGCCCGGGCCATGATGTTGCTGGCCTTCGCCCGTGACGTGCTCGACCAGATCGCCGTCGCGCCAGTCCGCGCCTACCTCGACGAACTGGTGGCCGGACGCTTCGGCGCCTGA
- a CDS encoding cysteine desulfurase: MPASVDSTGLQTTFDVARVRADFPALHQRIYDGRPLVYLDNAATTQKPQVVIERIRDFYMRENANIHRGVHYLSQLASDAYDEARRLVADFIGAPDPSQVIFTRGTTESINLVAATYGRRHVGEGDEIVLSAMEHHSNIVPWQLLCEEKGARLRVVPVDERGVLDLEALERSLTERTRLVAIAHVSNALGTVNPVREIIRMAHARGIPVLVDGAQAIQHLEVNVAELDCDFYCFSGHKMYGPTGIGILYGKAELLEAMPPYQGGGDMIERVTFERTTFNRLPYKFEAGTPHIAGAIGLGAAVAYLNGLGRAAVAHYEDELLRYATERLQDVPGLRLIGTAPHKVSVLSFVIDGVHPYDAGTLLDQMGIAVRTGHHCAQPLMDRLGLPGTIRASLALYNTREEIDALVEALHRVVRMLR, encoded by the coding sequence ATGCCTGCCTCCGTCGACAGCACCGGACTCCAGACCACGTTCGACGTGGCGCGCGTGCGGGCCGACTTTCCGGCCCTGCACCAGCGTATCTACGACGGCCGGCCGCTCGTGTACCTCGACAACGCGGCCACTACGCAGAAGCCGCAGGTGGTGATCGAGCGCATCCGCGACTTCTACATGCGCGAGAATGCCAACATCCACCGCGGCGTGCACTACCTGAGCCAGCTTGCCTCCGACGCCTACGACGAGGCGCGGCGCCTGGTGGCCGACTTCATCGGCGCGCCGGATCCCTCACAGGTGATCTTCACGCGCGGCACCACCGAGAGCATTAACCTGGTGGCCGCTACCTACGGCCGCCGGCACGTCGGCGAAGGGGACGAGATCGTGCTCTCGGCCATGGAGCACCACTCGAACATCGTCCCCTGGCAACTGCTCTGCGAGGAGAAAGGCGCCCGGCTGCGGGTGGTGCCGGTGGATGAGCGGGGCGTGCTCGATCTGGAGGCGCTGGAACGGTCGCTGACCGAGCGCACGCGCCTGGTGGCCATTGCCCATGTGTCGAACGCACTGGGCACGGTCAATCCGGTCCGGGAAATCATCCGGATGGCGCATGCCCGTGGGATTCCGGTGCTTGTCGACGGAGCGCAGGCCATCCAGCACCTGGAAGTGAACGTGGCCGAGCTGGACTGCGACTTCTACTGCTTCTCCGGCCACAAGATGTACGGTCCCACGGGCATCGGCATCCTCTACGGGAAGGCCGAGCTGCTCGAAGCCATGCCCCCCTATCAGGGCGGCGGCGACATGATCGAGCGCGTCACCTTCGAGCGCACCACGTTCAACCGTCTGCCCTACAAGTTCGAGGCGGGCACCCCGCATATCGCGGGGGCCATCGGGCTGGGCGCGGCCGTCGCCTACCTGAACGGACTGGGACGTGCGGCCGTGGCCCACTACGAGGACGAACTGCTTCGCTACGCCACCGAGCGCCTGCAGGATGTGCCGGGTCTCCGGCTGATCGGGACGGCTCCCCATAAAGTCAGCGTGCTTTCGTTCGTCATCGACGGGGTACACCCCTACGACGCCGGCACGCTGCTCGACCAGATGGGCATTGCCGTACGCACGGGCCACCACTGCGCCCAGCCGCTCATGGATCGACTGGGTCTGCCCGGCACGATCCGCGCCTCGCTGGCGCTCTACAACACGCGCGAAGAAATCGACGCGCTCGTCGAGGCCCTGCACCGCGTTGTTCGCATGCTACGTTGA
- a CDS encoding SufE family protein: MAELHNDTIEARARQLVEEFALFDDWMEKYEYLIELGKSLPPLEPEYKTEAFRIHGCQSQVWIRPEFRDGRVYFKGDSDALITKGLVALLIRVLSGQPPEAIVNARLDFLDEIGLKAHLSPTRKNGLAAMIEQIRRYAQAYLQASRN, encoded by the coding sequence ATGGCGGAACTGCACAACGACACGATCGAAGCACGGGCGCGCCAGCTCGTCGAAGAGTTTGCGCTCTTTGACGACTGGATGGAGAAGTACGAGTACCTGATCGAACTGGGAAAGTCGCTCCCGCCGCTCGAGCCGGAGTACAAAACCGAAGCGTTCCGGATTCACGGCTGCCAGTCGCAGGTGTGGATCCGGCCCGAGTTTCGGGACGGGCGCGTCTATTTCAAAGGCGACAGCGACGCGCTGATCACGAAAGGGCTGGTGGCCCTGCTGATCCGTGTGCTTTCGGGCCAGCCACCGGAAGCCATTGTCAACGCGCGGCTGGACTTTCTGGACGAGATCGGTCTGAAGGCGCACCTGTCGCCCACGCGCAAAAACGGCCTGGCGGCCATGATCGAACAGATACGCCGCTACGCACAGGCCTACCTGCAGGCATCCCGCAACTAA
- a CDS encoding SUF system Fe-S cluster assembly protein, which yields MSAYVAIDNQLGDKELEQAIIEALKSVYDPEIPVNIYDLGLIYEIRIFEDRTVYVKMTLTAPGCPVAGTLPGQVEMRLQEVPGVKDARVELTFDPPYTIERMSDEARLALGWM from the coding sequence ATGTCCGCCTACGTTGCCATCGACAACCAGCTCGGCGACAAAGAGCTGGAGCAGGCCATCATCGAAGCGCTCAAGAGCGTCTACGACCCGGAAATTCCGGTCAACATTTACGATCTGGGCCTGATCTACGAAATCCGCATTTTCGAGGACCGGACGGTCTACGTCAAGATGACGCTGACGGCGCCGGGCTGCCCGGTGGCCGGCACGCTACCGGGCCAGGTGGAAATGCGCCTGCAGGAGGTGCCCGGCGTCAAAGACGCGCGGGTCGAGCTGACCTTCGACCCGCCCTATACGATCGAGCGCATGTCGGACGAGGCCCGGCTGGCGCTCGGCTGGATGTAA
- a CDS encoding sigma-54-dependent transcriptional regulator: MRHSQTIALARSLLAEGRSGEVARMLEPLIEPLPPDPASADASQHLLRALLARVRLLRQDDVSGTHRLLQPLDTPALRERLAPAVRAEVALWLGWLHAWPENREADRARAFNLLAEAERFFQQELNTAGRCWVRIGRALAYLTIDEYALALQALDEAASLKERLPDVQADAWIQDLRVWIALLTGRYRRAEHELERLQVLAEQAADTLLQGRTAAYRALLEQAQGGAPSAILEAADTAEALLSGLMSPPYLLAWVRAARLAALRRQGAWGEIDRLLQRWQSGTSRETPHPVLLEAAELALLREDFDTCAQLLEQALTSPAPVQPRLLATRAALLQARHFLARNLPVRAREWAERAYRTAQELGLEPLVLEALLVQTRIALAEKALPQARSFLQQAEAFGNYFSLLPWAARRFWLLGERLEAEGQPDEARAHYVQALSAYSLLGDRYHTARLQLAVARLVRTNDPSQARALLEAAAQTFDALGVATQRQEARRLLQQLPHRVVPVESAPEAQLGHALARAALSVELVAEAWLQVLRQLWPDRWLAVFQHTPEGAWRTVRSYGTAPEPIAFPPLDRPEAFQNGIAWLRLRPMPGPVFFMATRVSETARADWEAVVARLRPWLPVVALALDHALLRARQFGELANGHTPDEPLPSPLEDFVYASPAMRALVHQIYRVRSSHSPVLITGESGTGKELIARAVHATSDRRDAPFVAFNCANVPPELIDSHLFGHEKGAFTGATQANPGVIRAADGGTLFLDEIGDLPLEVQPKLLRFLQEGEIFPLGARRPVRVNVRVVAATHRDLEALVREGKFREDLYYRLNVIPLHVPPLRERREDIPVLVRHFLNTLRPPGAPAVSITSRAMEALMRYDWPGNVRQLRNEIERALVFVASEPVPTIDLKDLSPAVQRALRDEPARPVRTALDSNQPLDAVLADTEKALIEQVLAENRGRISAAARALGLTRQGLYKKMKRLGIDPARFQRRHTDVNPTATS; this comes from the coding sequence GTGCGACACTCGCAGACCATAGCACTGGCGCGTAGCCTGCTGGCCGAAGGGCGCAGCGGCGAGGTGGCCCGTATGCTCGAGCCGCTGATCGAGCCGTTGCCGCCCGATCCGGCCTCGGCCGACGCCTCGCAGCACCTGCTGCGGGCATTGCTGGCCCGCGTGCGGCTGCTGCGCCAGGACGACGTGTCCGGCACGCACCGACTGCTGCAGCCGCTCGACACGCCAGCCCTGCGCGAGCGCCTGGCGCCTGCCGTCCGGGCCGAGGTGGCGCTCTGGCTGGGCTGGCTTCATGCCTGGCCCGAAAACCGTGAAGCCGACCGCGCCCGTGCCTTCAACCTGCTGGCCGAAGCCGAACGCTTCTTCCAGCAGGAGCTGAACACGGCCGGGCGTTGCTGGGTCCGCATCGGGCGTGCCCTGGCCTATCTGACCATCGACGAATACGCGCTGGCGCTGCAGGCGCTCGACGAGGCGGCTTCGCTGAAGGAACGGTTACCGGACGTGCAGGCCGACGCCTGGATTCAGGACCTGCGCGTCTGGATCGCCCTGCTGACCGGCCGCTACCGGCGGGCCGAGCATGAACTGGAACGCCTGCAGGTGCTGGCCGAACAGGCCGCCGACACCCTGCTGCAGGGCCGTACCGCCGCCTACCGGGCGTTGCTCGAACAGGCGCAGGGCGGCGCGCCTTCTGCCATTCTGGAGGCCGCCGATACGGCCGAGGCATTGCTGTCGGGGCTGATGTCGCCACCCTATCTGCTGGCATGGGTGCGCGCGGCGCGTCTGGCCGCGCTGCGGCGTCAGGGCGCCTGGGGTGAAATCGACCGTCTGCTGCAGCGCTGGCAATCGGGTACATCGCGCGAAACGCCGCATCCGGTGTTGCTCGAAGCGGCCGAACTGGCGCTGCTCCGGGAAGATTTCGACACCTGCGCGCAGCTGCTCGAACAGGCGCTGACCTCGCCCGCTCCTGTTCAGCCCCGCCTGCTGGCAACCCGGGCGGCCCTGCTGCAGGCCCGGCATTTTCTGGCGCGGAACTTGCCTGTCCGCGCCCGTGAGTGGGCCGAACGGGCCTATCGCACCGCGCAGGAGCTCGGACTGGAACCGCTGGTGCTCGAAGCCCTCCTTGTGCAGACCCGAATTGCGCTGGCTGAGAAGGCATTGCCACAGGCCCGCTCCTTCCTGCAACAGGCCGAAGCTTTCGGCAACTACTTCAGTCTGCTCCCCTGGGCGGCCCGGCGCTTCTGGCTGCTCGGCGAGCGTCTGGAGGCCGAAGGCCAGCCCGACGAAGCGCGGGCGCACTACGTGCAGGCCCTTTCGGCCTACTCGCTGCTGGGCGACCGTTACCACACGGCCCGGCTACAACTGGCCGTGGCGCGGCTGGTCCGCACGAACGATCCTTCCCAGGCGCGGGCACTGCTGGAAGCAGCTGCGCAGACGTTCGACGCACTGGGCGTCGCCACGCAGCGCCAGGAAGCCCGTCGTCTGCTCCAGCAACTGCCCCACCGGGTGGTGCCCGTCGAATCGGCTCCGGAGGCGCAACTGGGTCATGCACTGGCCCGGGCGGCCCTTTCGGTGGAGCTGGTGGCCGAAGCCTGGTTGCAGGTGCTCCGCCAGCTCTGGCCCGACCGCTGGCTGGCCGTCTTCCAGCACACGCCGGAAGGCGCATGGCGCACCGTGCGCAGCTACGGTACGGCTCCGGAACCGATCGCATTCCCGCCGCTCGACCGGCCCGAAGCCTTCCAGAACGGCATCGCCTGGCTGCGGCTGCGCCCGATGCCCGGCCCGGTTTTCTTCATGGCGACCCGGGTGTCCGAAACCGCACGCGCCGACTGGGAGGCCGTTGTGGCGCGGCTGCGCCCGTGGCTGCCGGTGGTCGCGCTGGCACTGGACCACGCGCTGCTGCGGGCCCGTCAGTTCGGCGAGCTGGCCAACGGGCACACGCCGGACGAACCCCTGCCCTCCCCGCTGGAAGACTTCGTCTACGCCAGCCCCGCCATGCGGGCGCTGGTGCACCAGATCTACCGGGTACGGAGCAGCCACAGCCCGGTGCTCATTACCGGTGAAAGCGGCACAGGCAAGGAGCTGATCGCCCGGGCCGTGCACGCGACCAGCGACCGCCGAGACGCACCGTTCGTAGCCTTCAACTGCGCCAACGTGCCGCCCGAGTTGATCGACAGCCATCTGTTCGGGCACGAAAAAGGTGCCTTCACGGGCGCCACGCAGGCCAACCCCGGCGTCATCCGGGCGGCCGACGGCGGCACGCTCTTCCTGGACGAGATCGGCGATCTGCCACTTGAAGTGCAACCCAAGCTGCTGCGCTTTCTGCAGGAAGGTGAAATCTTTCCGCTGGGAGCCCGCCGTCCCGTGCGCGTCAACGTCCGGGTCGTCGCCGCCACGCACCGCGACCTGGAGGCGCTCGTACGCGAGGGAAAATTCCGCGAAGACCTCTACTACCGGCTCAACGTCATTCCGCTGCACGTGCCGCCCCTGCGCGAGCGCCGCGAAGACATTCCGGTGCTCGTGCGGCACTTTCTGAACACGCTGCGGCCGCCGGGCGCTCCGGCCGTTTCCATCACGAGCCGCGCCATGGAGGCGCTCATGCGCTACGACTGGCCCGGCAACGTGCGCCAGCTTCGCAACGAGATCGAGCGGGCACTGGTGTTCGTGGCAAGCGAGCCGGTCCCCACCATCGACCTGAAAGACCTCTCGCCTGCCGTGCAGCGCGCGCTGCGCGACGAGCCCGCGCGTCCGGTCCGGACCGCCCTCGACAGCAACCAGCCGCTGGACGCCGTACTGGCCGACACCGAAAAAGCGCTGATCGAGCAGGTTCTCGCCGAAAACCGCGGCCGCATCAGTGCCGCCGCGCGCGCGCTGGGTCTGACCCGCCAGGGGCTCTACAAGAAAATGAAGCGGCTGGGCATCGATCCGGCCCGCTTTCAACGCCGCCATACCGACGTGAACCCGACCGCAACCTCATAG
- a CDS encoding VOC family protein, which translates to MQPTRSPDMQPIADEALAIQLDHAAIMTTQLDAAVDFYTRLIGLHLRIIEEDPIRKGRRRALLTDANGRDVLELIEMPELSHPTIPGRGGLHHLGFRVPATDWHALRARLDAAGYPYQEVHQRLFVRDADGLVLEIEPLR; encoded by the coding sequence ATGCAACCGACCCGTAGTCCCGACATGCAGCCGATTGCCGACGAGGCGCTGGCCATCCAGCTCGACCATGCGGCGATCATGACCACGCAACTGGACGCCGCCGTGGACTTTTACACGCGCCTCATCGGCCTGCACCTGCGCATCATCGAAGAAGATCCCATCCGGAAAGGTCGGCGTCGGGCCCTGTTGACCGACGCCAACGGCCGCGACGTGCTGGAACTCATCGAAATGCCCGAGCTGAGCCATCCAACCATTCCCGGCCGGGGCGGCCTTCATCATCTGGGATTCCGGGTGCCTGCGACCGACTGGCACGCGCTGCGGGCCCGTCTCGACGCAGCCGGCTATCCCTACCAGGAAGTGCATCAGCGCCTGTTCGTGCGCGACGCCGACGGCCTCGTGCTGGAGATCGAGCCGCTCCGCTGA
- a CDS encoding TPM domain-containing protein, with the protein MSLLFTEEELTRVREAVAAAEQRTAGEIVPVIVPRSGAYPEAVWKGAVLLMLPVLAVALLFDYIYQGWGLTLLHTGWGVALLTALAGLVGGLLGAYVAPVQRWLVGEARMAEQVHLRALQAFLEEEVFNTRDRTGILIFVSLFEHWVEVIGDAGINQRVGPEAWAEVVDRIRKGIREGRPVDGLVAAIEQCGQLLATHGVALRPDDTNELADTLRVRGAPSKKRRGGRRKR; encoded by the coding sequence ATGAGCCTGCTGTTCACCGAAGAGGAACTGACGCGCGTGCGCGAAGCGGTCGCCGCCGCCGAGCAGCGGACGGCCGGGGAGATCGTCCCGGTGATCGTTCCGCGCAGCGGCGCTTACCCCGAGGCCGTGTGGAAGGGGGCCGTGCTGCTGATGCTCCCGGTACTTGCCGTGGCGCTGCTGTTCGACTACATCTACCAGGGGTGGGGCCTGACGCTGCTGCACACCGGCTGGGGTGTGGCCTTGCTGACGGCGCTGGCCGGTCTGGTGGGCGGCCTGCTGGGCGCTTACGTGGCGCCGGTGCAGCGCTGGCTGGTGGGCGAAGCCCGCATGGCCGAGCAGGTGCATCTGCGGGCGCTGCAGGCGTTCCTTGAAGAGGAGGTGTTCAACACGCGGGATCGCACCGGCATTCTGATCTTCGTGTCGCTCTTCGAGCACTGGGTGGAGGTGATCGGCGACGCGGGTATCAATCAACGGGTGGGACCTGAAGCCTGGGCCGAAGTGGTCGATCGCATTCGGAAGGGAATCCGCGAGGGACGGCCGGTGGATGGCCTGGTGGCCGCGATCGAGCAGTGCGGACAGCTACTGGCCACACACGGGGTCGCGCTGCGCCCGGACGACACGAACGAACTGGCCGACACGCTTCGCGTGCGCGGAGCGCCGTCGAAAAAACGACGGGGAGGTCGGCGGAAGCGATAG
- a CDS encoding double zinc ribbon domain-containing protein, translating to MSEATSVCPACGARLKPEAVVCDLCGMPVRKSPRVLICDACGHANPVGARYCNQCGAALPGVRPLAPHEQPSVATETPKAQKTGAASALRPVHVAFIVVGGLLLVGALYLITLVSGGRGGLPPAGAAPQPVELPLPEPGPIPAAVADQVAALEAEIARLEGSARLEKQQALVNLLIGIGRPDRAALVQEEIARQLDSPEAWRRAGNLFYDWMEMVDGPAKTALARRVIAAYQRVLEKEPDNLDVRADMAIAYLYDPDNPMEAVRQTQLVLEKDSTHIQANFNLGIMLLQINRLDEARAQFEKVQRLVGPRSPLYAQADTILQLIRRLQTTGSTQ from the coding sequence ATGTCCGAGGCAACGTCCGTCTGTCCGGCCTGTGGCGCCCGGTTGAAGCCGGAGGCGGTGGTATGCGATCTGTGCGGCATGCCGGTGCGGAAAAGTCCGCGGGTGCTGATCTGTGACGCGTGCGGTCACGCGAACCCGGTGGGGGCCCGTTATTGCAACCAGTGTGGCGCGGCGCTTCCGGGCGTGCGGCCGTTGGCTCCGCACGAACAGCCCTCCGTGGCTACCGAGACTCCCAAAGCGCAGAAAACCGGTGCGGCTTCGGCGCTGCGCCCGGTGCACGTGGCCTTTATCGTGGTGGGCGGGCTGTTGCTGGTGGGGGCGCTCTACCTGATCACGCTGGTCAGCGGCGGACGGGGCGGGTTGCCGCCGGCCGGGGCCGCTCCGCAACCGGTGGAGTTGCCGCTCCCGGAGCCCGGACCGATCCCGGCCGCCGTAGCCGATCAGGTAGCGGCGTTGGAGGCCGAAATCGCCCGGCTGGAGGGATCGGCCCGGCTGGAAAAGCAGCAGGCGCTGGTGAACCTGCTGATCGGTATCGGACGGCCCGACCGGGCCGCGCTTGTGCAGGAGGAAATTGCCCGCCAGCTCGACAGCCCGGAGGCCTGGCGACGGGCCGGAAACCTGTTCTACGACTGGATGGAGATGGTCGATGGCCCGGCCAAAACAGCGCTGGCCCGCCGGGTCATCGCGGCCTATCAGCGCGTGCTCGAAAAAGAACCGGACAATCTGGACGTGCGGGCCGACATGGCCATTGCCTATCTGTACGATCCGGACAACCCCATGGAGGCCGTGCGCCAGACGCAACTCGTGCTGGAAAAAGACTCCACGCACATCCAGGCCAACTTCAACCTGGGCATCATGCTGTTGCAGATCAACCGGCTCGACGAAGCCCGCGCTCAGTTCGAGAAGGTACAGCGGCTGGTCGGGCCGCGCTCGCCGCTGTATGCTCAGGCCGACACGATTCTACAGCTGATTCGTCGCCTGCAGACCACCGGATCGACGCAATGA